The window GGACGATTCTCCAGGCCATGGCTACTCGTGGCTACCGGCAGGACCAGGAGCAACCGTTCAGGTTTTTCAGGGAGGTTCCGCTGGCGGGAAGAGAGGCCGTTGTCGTCGAAGTTGACCTCCTGGCCGGGGAGTACGGCGGCACAGGTTCTGGTCACCGGACTCAATCAGTACAGGACGTGCGCGCCCGGAAAGCGCGGGGGTGTGACCTGGTCTTTTCCAATCCAGTTCGCGTTCCCTGGAAGGGGAACTCCCCAATGGAGGGCGGGACCGAGTGACGTTTCAGGTGGCGGCAATCGTTCCCTGGCTCGTGATGAAGGGGATGGCCCTGGCGGATCGGCTCAAGGAGAAGGACGCCTACGATATCTACTACGCGGTGCGCTACTATCCCGGCGGAACGGGAGGGTTGGCGGCCGCCTTCCACCCTCATCTCGGCAGCCGGCTTGTCCGCGAAGGCCTGGAGAAGATCCGGGCGCAGTTTCTGTCCGTGGACCATGCGGGGCCGAAATGGGTTGCCGACTTTTTTGATCTGAGAGATCTCGAAGAGCGGGCCATCATGCAGCGTCAAGCGTACGAGACAGTTGCGGCCTGGCTTGACGCGTTAGGGATCGAGCCCTGGCAGGCGGGGTGACCGGTCTCGTATGACTGCCCCAGTGCTCACTGCGGTTCGACATGTGGTAGAAGAGTACAAGCGATTTCTCCGCACGTCCTACCGTTTCCATGACGAGCACCTGAAGCGGCAGTTCGAGGAGCACCTCCAGCAAGTCGACGTGGTGGTGCGCGGCCCGCTGGTTACGCTAACTCGCGACTTCCGAATGGGGCAGCCGCTCCGGGCTCTGGCCGAGGAGGGGGTCGTTCACCGTGATCTCCTAAGGGCGCACTGGCCGTTCGGGGAAGATCGCGTGTACGCCCACCAGGAGCGCGCGCTTCGGATCGGCGTGGCCGGCCGCTCCTTTCTGGTCACGACGGGAACTGGATCGGGAAAGACAGAATGCTTCCTCCTTCCGATCCTTGACTATTGCCTGAAGGCCCGGCGGCAGGAGAGGCAAGGAGTCAGGGCGATCTTGATGTATCCGATGAACGCCCTGGCGAACGACCAACTGGAGCGTCTCCGCCGCTTGCTAAGGGGCAGCGGGCTCCCGATCTCGTTTGGTCTCTGAGGGCTATTCACTTGACTCAACTAGGCCCCAGATGTAGTGGTATGGGGCGTGGAGGACTATCCGCGCACCCTTGCCGAATTCGAGCGGCGGTTTGCTACGGAGGCGGACTGCCGCGCCTACCTGGTTCATCTGCGCTGGCCCGCGGGCTTTCGTTGCCCTCGATGCCGGGGCACCCGGACCTGGGCGATGAAACGGGGCCTGGTGAAATGCAGAGGAACATCGGGCCATGCTCGCGTGGGTCGGCGGGAAATTCGATCCGGAGGCGTTTGACCCGGGAAGGGTCAACAGGCAGTTACGGCGCTTGAAGCGGGTCTGAGAGCGTCGGGGTCAGAGTCCGTCCCCGCTGTCGAGAAGGGCGAGGCGTGAATCCTATTCGTGAAGCAGGGGGATCTCAAGAGGGTGCCTCCCGTCGGGTTAGGACGCCGAGGGAGGAGGCCTGTCTCTGGATCTTGTCCGCTATCCGGAGCATGCCGGGTGTCTGTCGAACGCCGCGACCGTGCTGAAAGAGTTGCCGAGCGTCTGGCTGCTCCTCTTGGACGAGACTGATTGGAAGGCTTCTCCAGCATTCGCTTCTCCCTTCCACCGTAATCCGTTAGAATCGTTGGCGAGGGCGCACTGCCGGCTGAAATCAGGGTCTGCTGAGAGCGAAGCCGGCACGGGAGGTCTGGCATGACGGTGACTGATCGGATCGAGATTAATCCCAAGGTTATGCTGGGGAAGCCCATCATCCGGGGCACCCGCATCACCGTCGAGCTGATCCTGCGCAACCTTAGCGAAGGTGCCACCGAGGCGGATTTGCTGGACGCCTACCCGCGCCTCACGCGGGAGGATATCCAGGCCGCCATCGGCTACGCTGCGGACACGGTGGCTCACGAGGAAATGGAGGTCGTGGAGCCTGCCAGAGGGCGCAGCCGCAAGCGCACGAAGCGCTGACCGGTGCGATTCCTGGCAGATGAGAGCTGTGACTTCGCCGTGGTGCGCGCCCTCCGCGCTGCCGGCCACGATGTGGTGGCCATCGCGGAGATTTCCCCACGCGCCACGGACGAGGGTGTGTTGGAGCATGCGATCCGCTGGGTAATACTTAGGCTGGTAGACGTACTGGACGTACTTGGAACACGGTGTTCCAAGGTTCGAAGACGAAACTGGCGCGGCCAGGAGTGCTGAGGTGAGGCGGATGGACCTGTGAACGTAGCGTCTTTGGTAAGGCCGGCGGGTCCTTTCCCGGCACTCCCCACGCTTCGCGTGGGGGCCCGCCCCGCGGTGCTCGCCGGGTACCCGCGCGGCAGGCGTGGGTGGCCCGGCGTGGGGACCCGCGCTGGGCGCCCCCTCCCGACGCCTGCGGCGTTCGGGGCCCGGCCCCATCGCCGTGCCACCCGCCGGCCTGGTCATGCGGTTAAAAGGCATGCGCGAGGAAGTCCACCGGATTCCCGTTGACGGCCAGAAGGTCGCGCTCGTGCTCCACCTGCCCGAGCGCACGCCGGCTCCCTGCGTCGTGGCCTGCCACGGGCTCGGGGCTTCCAAGGACAGCGAGAAGTACCTCCTCCTCGGGCGCGAATTCCCCGGAGCGGGGCTGGTCCTGGCGCGCTTCGACTTCCGGGGCTGCGGGGAGAGCGACGGGGTGTACAGCGAGAGTACGATCGGGACCCGGGTCCGCGATGCGGAGGGTGTGCTCGAATTCCTCGTGGGCCATCCGGAGCTGAACGGTCGCTTCGGCCTGCTGGGTTCCAGCATGGGCGGGTACGTGGCGCTCTTCGTCGCGGCAGCGGGCCGTCTTTCCGGACCGGTTGTGACCTGGAATTGTCCCGCGACGCTCCGCGGACTCGACCCGACCCGGTCGCAGGATCTCCTGGGGCTCGGCGCCGCCTTCTTCGACGAGCTCCGGGCCGGCCGCTATGTCGATGCCCCGAGCGGCGTCCGGTGTTCGCTCACGATCCAGGCTGACCACGACGAGGTGGTGCCGCCCCATCACGGCCAGCTTCTCTTTGACCGGGCTGCCGAGCCGCGCGAGCTAGTCCTGCTCTGCGGTGCCGACCACCGCCTGAGCGACACGCGCCACCGGCTCGAGGCCCTGACCCGAAGCCTCGCCTGGTTCGGGCGCTTCCTCTGCGACTCGAAGTAGGTGAGTTCCCGACGCTGGCCCCGGAAGGATTACTACCAGCTCCTCGGCGTGGGTACCGGCGCCGCGGAGGAGGAGATCAAGCGCGCCTACCGTCGCCTGGCGCTGCAGTATCACCCCGACCGCAACCCGGGAGACCGCGCGGCTGAGGAGCGGTTCAAAGAACTGTCGGAAGCCTACGCCGTCCTGTCGGACCCGGTCAAGCGTCGCG is drawn from Candidatus Rokuibacteriota bacterium and contains these coding sequences:
- a CDS encoding DEAD/DEAH box helicase — encoded protein: MTAPVLTAVRHVVEEYKRFLRTSYRFHDEHLKRQFEEHLQQVDVVVRGPLVTLTRDFRMGQPLRALAEEGVVHRDLLRAHWPFGEDRVYAHQERALRIGVAGRSFLVTTGTGSGKTECFLLPILDYCLKARRQERQGVRAILMYPMNALANDQLERLRRLLRGSGLPISFGL
- a CDS encoding DUF433 domain-containing protein — its product is MTVTDRIEINPKVMLGKPIIRGTRITVELILRNLSEGATEADLLDAYPRLTREDIQAAIGYAADTVAHEEMEVVEPARGRSRKRTKR
- a CDS encoding DUF5615 family PIN-like protein yields the protein MRFLADESCDFAVVRALRAAGHDVVAIAEISPRATDEGVLEHAIRWVILRLVDVLDVLGTRCSKVRRRNWRGQEC
- a CDS encoding alpha/beta fold hydrolase, which codes for MREEVHRIPVDGQKVALVLHLPERTPAPCVVACHGLGASKDSEKYLLLGREFPGAGLVLARFDFRGCGESDGVYSESTIGTRVRDAEGVLEFLVGHPELNGRFGLLGSSMGGYVALFVAAAGRLSGPVVTWNCPATLRGLDPTRSQDLLGLGAAFFDELRAGRYVDAPSGVRCSLTIQADHDEVVPPHHGQLLFDRAAEPRELVLLCGADHRLSDTRHRLEALTRSLAWFGRFLCDSK